A region from the Silene latifolia isolate original U9 population chromosome 7, ASM4854445v1, whole genome shotgun sequence genome encodes:
- the LOC141590214 gene encoding uncharacterized protein LOC141590214 — translation MIFKSWDSMCLPRKEGGVNIKEILSWNKTQLMAWIRKLEFDSNTIWVKWIKVYILKGQSIWEFQPTAAHSWAIHSLISRMDTLIQHTGSLVDARNLLCKPDFIIQIYEVLRPKGLPLSAYKTLGDTLNFPKHTVIGLLAVQNSLSTLDNFCLRGIPLANRCALCQCQTENRNHLFFECAFSSVLWLAVARWFRIPAITSFPRLLRWFKECNRGVSLFKR, via the coding sequence ATGATATTTAAGAGTTGGGACAGTATGTGCCTTCCTAGGAAAGAGGGTGGAGTTAACATCAAAGAAATCCTTAGCTGGAACAAAACCCAACTTATGGCATGGATTAGGAAGCTTGAATTTGATTCCAATACCATTTGGGTTAAATGGATAAAGGTATACATTCTTAAGGGCCAAAGTATCTGGGAATTCCAACCCACGGCAGCTCACTCCTGGGCTATTCACAGCTTAATCTCCCGCATGGATACTCTTATTCAACACACTGGTTCATTGGTTGATGCTAGAAATTTACTCTGCAAACCTGATTTTATAATTCAGATTTATGAAGTCCTACGCCCTAAAGGACTCCCCTTATCTGCTTATAAGACTCTGGGTGATACTTTAAATTTTCCTAAACATACGGTGATAGGCCTTCTTGCAGTCCAGAACTCTCTCTCTACACTTGACAACTTCTGTCTAAGAGGGATCCCTCTTGCTAACAGATGTGCACTGTGTCAGTGTCAGACTGAAAATAGAAATCATCTATTTTTTGAGTGTGCTTTTTCTTCTGTGCTCTGGCTTGCTGTAGCCAGGTGGTTTCGCATCCCTGCAATTACCAGTTTCCCTCGATTGCTCAGATGGTTTAAGGAATGTAATCGGGGTGTGAGTTTGTTCAAGAGATAG